GCACGGCTCTATGGCGATACTTTCACAGATTGAACACACTGCAAAACATTTCAAGGACGATTGCAGGATGTTAGAGAGTCTCATCACTCAGAacctcattttaaaatttggcaTAAACTTAATTTCTCAGAAGAATTACCTCAAAACAAACCATTCTTACCATTGTAAGAATGACGATGGCAAACTAACCCTAAAACCTCTATGGTCTTGTTCAGGATGTGATTCTGTGAAGCTGTGGCTCCATCTAGGGgtgaaaactgcaaaatgttctGCTCTGGACACATCCAACATGGCTGCTCCCATGCAGACGTTTGTTGGATTGTTGTTAGCAGGAAGAAGCTGCAAACCATGAATGACAGCAGGTAAACCATGTGCATAGGTACGTTTTAACATGTTGAATGGTGTATGCTGCTCGGTAACACATCAGGAAAACAGCAGTTCTGTTTGCAGGCAGTTCCAAAGGCCTATATGTTAGggtttctgtcttattttgtgatttttaaagacCAGTTGTGTTTATCTTTCAGAttcttgttcttgttctgtTTGCAGCTACAATGGATGCAAAGGAAATAGTCCATTATGCTCTTCAGTTAGAGAAATCGAATTCAGAGGGAAGCTATGGGGACATCAAGTCTCTCCTTGGAGACCTTGAGCAGTCTCACATCACAGCCGAGCAGCTGGAAACAACAGATAtcgtcaaagtgctgtacaggCTCCTGAAAACCTGCTCGGACGAAAGTGTGAAGAAGACACTCAAGAGCTTGTTGTCCAAGTGGAAGAGACAGTACAGCAAAGATGTGAAAGGAGGGAAAGGCACGGAGGATCCTGAGATAACTTCTTCAGCAGAAGAGGCGAGAGATGGTAAACTTTCCGACAATTTCCATTCAGATTTAGGACAAAGGTGTGACAGTAAGGAGGCTGCAGAACAGGAAGCAACATCTCTACAGGCTAAACCGGGCCTTCAGACTTCTGCATCTTCTGATTCCGTTCGAAGCAAATGTGTTGAGCTCCTCCTCGCTGCCCTCCAACCCGAACCTCCCGATGGAGACAAAGCTGCAGAGTTAGCCGGACACATCGAGCAGCACATCCACAAGCTCCACAAACCCAACCAGGTCAAATACAAAGCCTGTGTGAGGAGCAAGGTGGCCAACCTGAGGAACCCAAAAAGCAGACACCTTCGTCAGAGCCTCATCAGCGGCTCCCTGCGTCCGGAGGACTTCGCCCAGATGTCTGCGCAGGAGATGGCCGGCGAGGAGCTCCGGCAGCTGAGGGAGGAGTATTCATCCAAGGGGGTGAGCGAGAGGCAGCTTCCTCAGGGGGTAGAAGGGACGCAGACGCAGAAGATTCGCTGCAAAAGATGTGGCGGATCAGACTGCAGGGTGACGCAGGTGTCCAGAGGCGCCCTGTTCTTACCTGCATGGGTGAGGAGCAGCGGCCCCGACGACGACGCCATGACCTTCGTGACCTGCAGCAGATGTGGACAGCAGTGGTACCATAGCGGCTGGACCTGCCTCTAGACCAGACACTGCAGTGATGAACCAAGAGAACTATCAGTTAATCAGGAATGGAAACAACAGACCTACAAAAGCATTTGTTTTCAGATTCATGTATAATTCAGTTTCCATGCACTAGAATTATCACAAAAGAAGGATCAGTTTCTCTTGTTTTCTCGATTAAGTCTATAAAGTCCTCATTTCCTTGTGTCTAAGCTGACATATTCATTTTTCTTGTCCAAAATGCCAAGAAATTCTTCACAAAAgactaaaaccaaaaaaaatttaagatCTGGAACAGTTAATtcttttaatttgcattttgccTTAATAATAACTTTTCTAATGTATTAAGCTCTGGTGTATGTTCAACATTGTGTGACGTTAGCCTCATATGAGTTCCTTTTCCTTTCATTATGCTGTTATGTGGACTGAGAATTGTTAGAATTCTTCACCACAATTGGGAAAGAGTTgtgctcttcctgtttttaatgtttattttactgccACATTGAAAATAACAGAACGAGAGACTTTCCTGAAACcaaatacgtttttttttttaccttggtAGCATGCCCCAACTACATtttctggtacaaacatcagTCAACGCCATTTCTGACCATTTgtaccttgaaactgcagcttTATAAACATGAATTCAAcactttttggttcttgaagacgtttcacctctaaTTAAAGAACCTTCCTCAGTTCTGATTGACTCTTACCCTTAAATTTCATGACTAATGGCTTGTTAACAACCCAAGAATCTCACGATGCGACATCTGAATGGCTTTGAAACTATCTGGTGATAGATCTCAAGGCTGCTTTCTAAGTACCTGATTGGATATTGTAGACCATCTCCTCTGTTTACAGTTGGATGTTCCAGTCCAgtctgtcttttctgtttagAATGTAAGCAACGCTCTGAGACAAAAGTAGGTTACCTGAAAGATAAAACACCCAAACAAAAGCTGAACAACGTTGTATCTGCAGTCCAGTGCAGCTCCTCAGAGCAAGACTCCTCAGTCCACCTGCATCTAAAGGAAAATTAAGACACTCATTTGAGGGCAGGAATGTCTCTCTAAACCAAGGTGGTAGTCTAGGATGCCACTTATCAGGTATTTAGAATGCAGTCTTGAGATCCTTCGCCAGACAGTTTCACCACTTTTCGCAGCCTGAGTCATGCTTCACCTGGCAGTTTCACAGCCATTTACAAGCTGCCATTGTGTCATGCAGAGCAACTTTACAGGTGAaatggtgtgcttgagctgcaatGGGTGGAGAGAGATGGATGCACAAAGAAGCAGGGACTTCATGCATCTGCATATTCAAGAGTAAACgatgtagagttacatctgagCCATTTATGGCACTGGGGTAATATTTTCATCAACAAATATCTAAGTTTGAttcacagagatgagtttttaggggtcgGATCAACAACTGGAGGGACTTTAATGTAACTCTGAAACAAGAGGAAGAGTCAAAGGGATGATGGTTGTGGTTTAAACAAgacttattgtattttttttcatgatggAATGCCAGAATTTGCCTTTTTGAAAATGCATTCACCAGCAAACCCATTGCTAGACGCCCAAGCTGTGCCTGGTTAGGTTTCCGATTCAGACTGAAAAGCTGAGTCACTGCTGATTGCATTTACGGATCGAAACTTTTCAAGAAGCAGCTCTCGTCATCTTCAAACCATTTCCTGCCTCTGCTCTCTAATAGCCCTGTAGTTTATTTCTGCTTACAGAAGCTCATTAACTGCTTTTTACTGGCCTCGCTCTGTTGCATTTTCTGGTCACTGAAGTCTGAACCTTTGCTCTCACTAATGTATACTTATTGTGAGTAATTCTGGGTATGAATGTTGAGTGAATTCCTtcgaaaaggaaagaaaacgtGCCTCTGGCCTTCCATTCATTTGTGGACAACTGAATGTGGAGAACGAGGCATGTGACCTCAGACAACAGTGAGCACGTGAGTCATTAATCTGCCCTTCTGAGCAGCCTGGGGTGGGTATCCGATGGTGTTTCGCCGACGTGGCACACTGACTCAGTTACACATCACATGGGGAGGCCTTTTCGGAAATCTTTCACATTTCCTCTGGTTAATCTGCTGGTCCAACAACCTTtctgttgtgtgtaaatgtccAGAGATTAAACCTTCGTCAGCTGTATCTCTCTGTGTTGTGTCTCCCTTCACATGCTCCTTATCTTTTAGGCTGGATGAAGAATTTCACTCTTTCAGTCACAttcacagaaagaaacagacaaTAGGTACAGAAAACAGAGATGGCAAAGTGGGAAATTAAAGCACGAGTTTAATAGGCTTGTGGATAAGCATAAACCTTGCTTGTAGAGTGTGTTGTTGCAATGTGGTGTaagtttttgctattttatctCTGTGGTTCCTCATATTTTTGGCCTCTAATGTGacccaataaaacaaatcagttCAGATGAGATCCTCCGTCACAAGTTGAGGGCAAAACTGCTGAACGTAAAAAgcaggaaagacagaaaaatatcaacCGAACTTAGTACAAGAGTAAAATGAGCCGCAGTGTTAGTTGTAAATGTAATATAATAGTTAACCAACTCATCCACATCCTcgtttctgatttatttatcaGTCATTTAGGTCATCGCTGACATACTAACTAGCTTTTCATTAAATGTCAGATAATTTTCCTGTAGAAAAAATAttcattgtaaataaataaataaataaaatgcagcagaataaaaacaactgCCCTAATTTAACTAttaatttctgtttaattttcttttaatttttcaaaGTAACTTCACTAacatttctaatgtttttatggaatttatgatgtttttctcttactcattttttaaaataaattattaagcCACCTTTAAATGAAAGAGCAAGGAATAAAAGATTGCAGAACAATGATGTAAATATATTGtcatttataataaatatagaaaaatgtaCCTTTTGTACAGAAATGTGAgtaaagaaatgttgaaaacagaaatattttttaaaaattacctgtAAAACCATGAGAAaaattaattgtaaaaaaaaaaaattactggaattttacagtaaattattttCTCGCCTTTATTTCCAGATGTTAAACTAACCGCGTTTTCCCTAATAAACCTCCAGGAGGAGTCTGCCCTCTCTGCCCGGAGGAGGCGGGTCGGTCCCGGTCATATGAGCGTCATCAGCGGCTGCGGGGCCGGAGAGCAGCGGGGACACCGGAGCGCCATGTCACCGCCTGACAGCAGCACTCTGCCGGGACTAACAGGAGGAGTTTAATCGCTGGAACCGGGCAGTGACCCACACACCGACAGGTAGAATAACCGAGAGGCGGAATGTTTATGTTTTTCCCCTGCAAAAACTCTTATCAACCTGCTACTGGTAGTGCTTCCATTATCGGACAGTGGCGGTGGCTAGTGAGCTTCCATTATCGGACCGTACTCACTAAAagtaatcacgactgattaatcAAAACCCCTTGAATAGCGTGTCTGCTCGTTTAACTGTGATAAACGCTTATTTGGAGAGCTTATTTATGCTAACAACAAAAACCGGTTTCCACCAGACTGCATGCACAGTCAATAGTTTTCATTTAAAGTCGTTAAGGCGCACAGATAGTTGTATTTGACGTGATTTTGTGGCTTCTCTAGAGTTACACATTTGCTGCAAAAGTGGTGCCAAACACTAAAATTATATGAAGTTTAAACGTGAGATAAGGTTATGTTTGGCTGCATGTCCGACAATGGATCTATAGCAGGTTTGCTAgctaaaatgctgcatttgcgAACAGCGAAGTAATTATGGTTAAGCACTTTTTAAAGACGTAGCATTTTTGTGTCTATAACCTTTATTATAGCAGCTGTAAACTGTTTAACTATCACCAcatactgctgttgttgttcatcTTGATAGTAAATCAGTCATTGGACTCAGTTTCATGGCTCTGATGGGCAATATTACCCCCTGATTTCCATCTTGTATTgaatttatttcatatttacacTTGCTTTGACCAACTAAAACAGAgctgtcttgtttttcaagtttAAACTGAGTCAGATATTTAATGGGAGCatgtgttttcattgtaaatGTGCCTCAGAGCAGCTTTCTGTTCAGACAGTATCCTGCTGAATGAGGCACATGACTGCTGAGTgtgactgcatgtgtgtgttcactcATTCATTCCAGTCTTAttgtgctgcttttaaaaaCGTTAATGTTTCTCCAGAGCCGCAACGTGTTTAAAGCTCCCAGAAGCTCCGACTGTGAACCCTTTTGCTGTCAGTTCATGTGATCAGTCCTGTAAGTCCATAAAAGCCTCACGTTTTCCAGTGGATGTGGCCAGTGCTGTCGGAAATTGCTGCACGCACAAATTCAATTTGGTTGCAGGTCATTATCTTAATTTCTTGATTTGCTTCGGAAGAAACTGTGCACGTGTTTTGACTTTTACACTGTTCAGGCTGTGGCTCAGCAGGTCAAGTAATTTCACGGTTAGGGGCCTTTTAGAAAGTTTAGAAAAGGACCTAAAATACTTTTAAGGTTGATAAATTACCCCAGCATTACTAATATTAACCCTGTGAACCCTAagaagtttcagctcatttttaaaagcaaaatatcGTTCTACATCTCAATGgaaacaaccatgactagaaggagaCAGAActgtaaaagctttttttctaaGTGCTAATTGCTGTCACCAAAACTTCTACAGAAGATTGCGACTCTATATTCTATGAATATTTTAGTACCTACTTTGAAATAAGGCGTTTTTCACATTCATCCACTCtataaagatgtttcaccatgcttaATGTCCTGGAATGACCTCTGTTTGCTGTCTTTCAGCCAGGCCGTGCTTCTTCTATCCATCGAGTAAACGCAGCCTGCAGCTCACCAGAAAAATCCTGGaattttgtcacatgactttgGGCTGCAGCTCAGTCTCTCGTGGCTTCTTGGTTGTGTCGAGTAGAGCAGAATTTTGAGTTTTTCGCAGAATCTTGTTAGCGCcaatggtgtatttttggtttattgATTGATTTGGTGAATTTTCCCAAAGGATGGATGATTAATGGGGTAATAATCGTGATGCCTTTTAAACCTGCTGTCGGGTTTCAGGTTTTTTCGGTTTATTGTAAAGAAACTTCAATGTGTGACATGCTGCAAGTGAAGATGACCAGCAGAGGCTCTCCTTCTAGTGTTACTGCAGCTGTGACAACATTTCCAAACTTGTTACAGCCAGCAGGGGAAGCGTGATTGATTTTAGATGGATTTTCTGTGCCTTTATCAGCAGCCACTGTGCAGATCCAACACAAACACTATTGTTAATGGAGTTTGGTGCAAACTTAAGCATGTCTGGTGTCGTACTGAGATACCGTCAGAGTGATGGATGAGGTGATCCTGTTTAACCGAGCTGTCAGATTGTCCACCTCCATCAGACATTAGCTCTGGAATGTAGGCGGCAGATTGCTGTTATCCTGAACTGATATGTAAAGTATGTCAGTGTGGGGCAGGATTAAATCTGCACTTAAATCCTCTTCTTCCCTTGCAGCTGAGCCTCAGCGGGTGAACCTCTTTGGCCACTTTATGatctgtgtctctttctgtcttccaGATTGCTGACGACATGAGCAGAGTGCAGATGTGACGGTGAGGAGAGCTTGTTGTCGACTCGCTGGTCCTGTGATCAGAGTCCATGTGATGTACAGCACGGATCATGTCCTGCAGAACATATTACACATATTGTAGGGGCTTTATTAGCGGCCCAGTGTAATGAGTGGGCTGTGGCTGGTTAACAGGATTAGCCAGTCGACTGACTCGAATCAGTCCCAgtaagaaaaacatggaaatggATCATAAAAGTTGCTCAGTTGTGGTGAAATGGAAGTAGGCTGAGGAGTTTGTTATCTGTGAGACCAaaggtgaaaaacaaacacggcaaacAACTTGTCAGACAACATGGCATGAGATTCAAAGTTTGCCTGCAAAGCAAATCTTACTTCTGCTTTGGCTCAGTTCCCAAATtacttgtgtgtgtttactgtggAAGAATGAAGATACAACTATATTTACTATtagaactttcagtttcttACTTCAACGGCTTGACATGTTTAGGAACTCCTTGCTGTTTATGGAATCTGGTTCTTTTTAGACGTTTTATTGAAACTGTTGAGGTTTGACTTGATGACACTGAGTTAATATGTGTCTtaaaaagattattttcatagaataatGCTGCTTTTGGTGACTATTGTTGTCACTGTTTAAACCTGAGGCTAGTTTGGTGCTTTTTGTGTCCTCTACATTTTGACATACTTCAGGTTGATTATTCATTGCAATATACTATATATAATGTATATTGCATAAGGGTtgtctaatcatcaattagcttttcaacaccattagctaacacaatgtagcattagaacacaggagtgatggttgctggaaatgttcctctgtacccctatggagatattccattaaaaatcagttgattccagctagaatagtcatttatcacattaacaatgtctagactgtatttctgatttatttaatggtatcttccttgaaaaaaactgcttttctttcaaaaatgaagacatttctatTGACCTAAACTATTTAGTTCTataatgttcttttttaaacagttgTTAGTGGCCTTAATGTACACTTTGactctttttctcttttgctgTCCAAGTtaatttcaagctgttttctctgcaggttAAAGTTGTTCCTCTATCGTTGGTGCCTCCAGACCTCCTCATCAGTCTCTCAGTAACACTCCCCGCAGCCATGATGTCCAAGTCAGCCCTCCTGAAGGTGATCCTGCTGGGCGACGGCGGCGTCGGCAAGTCGTCCCTCATGAACCGCTACGTCACCAACAAGTTCGACTCCCACCTTTTCCACACCATCGGCGTGGAGTTCCTCAACAAGGAGCTGGAGGTGGACGGGCAGCGGGTCACCCTGCAGATCTGGGACACGGCGGGCCAGGAGCGTTTCCGAAGCCTCCGCACGCCGTTTTACCGCGGATCCGACTGCTGCCTGCTCACCTTCAGCGTAGACGACGGACAGAGCTTCCGTAACCTGGCCAACTGGAAGAAGGAGTTCACCTACTATGCCGATGTCAAGGACCCCGACAAGTTCCCCTTTGTGGTGCTGGGCAACAAACTGGATGTTCCCGAGCGTCAGGTGTCAGGGGAGGATGCTCGGCAGTGGTGTCGGGAAAACGGCGGCTACCCGTACTTTGAGACCAGCGCCAAGGATGCTACGAATGTGGCGTCGGCGTTTGAGGAGGCGGTGCGTCGCATTCTGGCGGCGGACGACCGAGACGATCACCTGATCCACACCAACACGGTGGACATACAGAAGAAGAGTCATCCTGAGCACAACTGCTGCTAAACAATGATCCAGCAGGAGGTTAAGGACACACCTCTGCAACAGTTGCATGGCAGTTTGAGGAACTGCTGTTGATCCTGCAGCTTCTACACAGCACTGCATGTGATGTGCTcactcaggatcagcattttcAAACCAATCTTTGTATTTTTCAAACCAAAACTGATGTATTTTGACGTGATCAGGGGACGGAAAACTCCACTGGATTcccttttacacagaaaattgATTTATGAATGGTATAGTGTATTAAGTATTATTTCTGCTAtggttttgcagattttataGATTATATGTAGTCGGCGACAAACCTCACCCAACATTGGAGGAGTTCCTACTACTAGCTacctgaaataaaaaaacaaaacaaaactctaTTGTTAATATGAGTGCAACTTTAAAGAGTTTTCAGTGATCTCTGATGTCTGTAAACTAGGGCTAGACccgaatattcggtcgtgacggtggtatccgaatatttattttgagatccgagTATTTGTGTTGCACCCACTCCTGCCCCCGTCGGACGATTTTGGACGATTGGTATTCGACTCGTCAATTCATTTGTCCCCTCGTTGGACATTACGATCCGAACCGATCCATTCTGTTCCTTCGTCTTCGTCTCCGACTGTCCGTCCATCAGTCCGTCCATCCCCCCCTGCTTCGTCCACTGTTGGACGTCACGAACGATTCAGGTACTCGGAGTCCAGAAATttctattcgggccagccctactgtAAACACAAGATTTCTTTCACAGTTGAGATGTTAAAGACCAAAAACCAGCATTGACGTCACTGATGGAGCTGTGGTGACAAGTTTCAGCCACAAAAAGAGAAGTTTGGAGGGTATTTTTCTACCCTTTGAGACAGATGCGCAACACTAAGCACTCAGGAGAAACTATGCAACCATGTTTACAGCAAGAGTATTGTAATTTGCTACTGATTGTCCTGAAACAGAGCAGGAAACCCAAAACTGAGTGAACACACTGAAGCAGAAAACACTCCCAGAGTCAGAGTTATTTTCACCTCTTAGGAAAATGGAAGAACACAAACCAaatttaaagatgttttgtaatttatgataaacacaaaataatcaaaaatgttCCATCTGTATCTCAAACTCTTGATATAGAGCATAGAATGTAAttgaaatttatttaaaaatgctttatgTTTCATGTGAATTCATGTTTTGGCTGCATGGTATTGCCAAATCAGATCTTTCTGATGTAAAAACTGAAGGATTAGGGATAATAGCGATGCCAAAAAGTCGTTTAGTGTCTCTGAGGAAGAAAGGAAGCGACtcatagttgttttttttgtataacCAGACAGCTGCAGTCATTCATTTCCTGTATTTGCGTATTTATTCATCAGTGGTGGTAACGTTCACATGATTCTAATTCCCcgaggcctttttttttttttacactggaAATAAAACGGCAACCAACAAtgaaaccagagaaaaaaacgtgacttttttgtgtgtatgtgatttttcttcttctgtggtgcaGTACCTGTTTTGTCCACAAGGTGTGCTCGGGTATTAAAGGTTGGATACATTAACGCCCAGTTTGAGGCCTCACAGCTTCAATTTAGAAGAAATGCTGCTGAATTTCAGCATTAAATACTGATTTGAGGCTGTAAACGCACAAATGCTTATGTTTTATTGTAGCGCTGGAGGTTAAAGTGAGCTCTCAGTAAAAATACTTTAATGCCTTCAGTCCATAAAAGAAGCAACATTTGCTAGTGAGATACTCATCAGCTGCACTCATCATGATTGGAAACACCTGATCGCTGTGAGTATcagttgcttttatttttgtagacaaaatgctgatttttttttttttttttaatgtcaaatttccagaaaaaaaCTCCTAATGTCATGTGACTTTTTGAGAATCCAACATTAGCTTTTCTTGGAAGAGATCTTAAGTTTGGTAATAAAATCCCCTCCTAATCAGCCAACTGGAATCAGCTGCCAGCACTTAGAGACATGAAGGAGTTTATTAGctacaatttaaaaagaaaaatgaactaCTTATTGTACAATGAGGAGAATGAGTTCTGTGGGTAAAATAGTTTGACATATGCATTTggtagatatatatatataataagtTAAGTATAGTTGGTTGAGATTAATTGGCAAATATTTCCTCACAGGTGTGTTTTCAGTCACATTATGAAAACTACTATAGTGGATTTTGTGAAGCATGAGAGGTTAAAGTCTTCATAACACTTTGGTGCAGATCCAAATGACTAATTCAAATTTCAGAACAGGACATGGACTTTGGTGGAGGACGGTGTCTCAGAGGACGTCTCTTGTCTGAGAATCCATTTGTTTTCGAAGCATTAATTTAGGCTTGTAGTAAATTTAATATCTGTGCATCTGCTTTCCGTTGGTCAAACAGAAATGCAGTTGGTTGTggtaaatttttcaaaataatgcaaattcagatgtttttcttctttactaacaATCTAAATCAGGgaagtgatttatttatttggttttagGAGGACTTTGTGAAATGTTGTGAAACTGCAGGATTTGCAACTATTAAAATATGTATCTTAAAACTGAATGTAAAAGGCAATTCAGTTAAAAGTTACAATTGTAATTGCAATTCACACAGCATTTAACTGCTGCACAATATTTACCTCCCTTTATGTATGGAAATAGGCACCAAGTATCAATGTTAAACACCATCTACAATGGCCTCGATGATAAACACAAAATAGATTGATCACTTTTTTGACAGCACAAATTGAAAGGAGATTCTTTCAAAGAGTACAATTCATGGTAGAGGCTTCATTGGATGCTCATAAAAAAGTGGCTGATGGGCATATTTAGACTAAACCTcttcaaaataaaggaaaaaaacactacTCATCAAATGTTTTCTTGAAAAATTCCTGACATTGGTCcattgttactctgccaagtAAACAAATTTGACaactttatatttacatttgatTGTTTTTCGTCACATGATTCACTAAAGGAAAGTTATTGTTGGAAAgttggaaagttaaaaatctgataAATTTGTCAgtctttaattttttgtcgttataaaaatggtgtaattttggaatTATTTAGAAGAACATCAGGCCTTTTTTAGCCACTAGTGGATTGGTTAAAGTAGGTAGAACCCTTGTCTTTGAACTGTATGCCACATTATTTTTACTGCACCAAGAAACGCAGCACAGTtttgtgacgatcggcatacgtctgtccgtctgtctctctctctctgttagcaacattacttaaaaacaaacaaacggatttggatgaaattttcaggcaaggccagaaatcacacaaggacTAATTGATAagatttttgcagtgatgcagcttgtagtctggatccatttctgtatcattgcgagatagcagcacagcgtcactgtacctatgaaaacaagtgaacactacatcagctgcctgctgatgatcacatgattgagatcgtactacaaatccaccgctgagcagcacaaattttttcaagatttcatccatcggaaatcacATGACGACTGCTTCTCTTGTTTCTAACTGGCATGTCTACAGTATCAATTCTATGGTGTTGGGATAAGTAGTTTATCGGGGAAgtttccat
This portion of the Acanthochromis polyacanthus isolate Apoly-LR-REF ecotype Palm Island chromosome 22, KAUST_Apoly_ChrSc, whole genome shotgun sequence genome encodes:
- the LOC110972257 gene encoding transcription elongation factor A N-terminal and central domain-containing protein isoform X1; the encoded protein is MCIATMDAKEIVHYALQLEKSNSEGSYGDIKSLLGDLEQSHITAEQLETTDIVKVLYRLLKTCSDESVKKTLKSLLSKWKRQYSKDVKGGKGTEDPEITSSAEEARDGKLSDNFHSDLGQRCDSKEAAEQEATSLQAKPGLQTSASSDSVRSKCVELLLAALQPEPPDGDKAAELAGHIEQHIHKLHKPNQVKYKACVRSKVANLRNPKSRHLRQSLISGSLRPEDFAQMSAQEMAGEELRQLREEYSSKGVSERQLPQGVEGTQTQKIRCKRCGGSDCRVTQVSRGALFLPAWVRSSGPDDDAMTFVTCSRCGQQWYHSGWTCL
- the LOC110972256 gene encoding ras-related protein Rab-9A-like → MMSKSALLKVILLGDGGVGKSSLMNRYVTNKFDSHLFHTIGVEFLNKELEVDGQRVTLQIWDTAGQERFRSLRTPFYRGSDCCLLTFSVDDGQSFRNLANWKKEFTYYADVKDPDKFPFVVLGNKLDVPERQVSGEDARQWCRENGGYPYFETSAKDATNVASAFEEAVRRILAADDRDDHLIHTNTVDIQKKSHPEHNCC
- the LOC110972257 gene encoding transcription elongation factor A N-terminal and central domain-containing protein isoform X2; amino-acid sequence: MTAATMDAKEIVHYALQLEKSNSEGSYGDIKSLLGDLEQSHITAEQLETTDIVKVLYRLLKTCSDESVKKTLKSLLSKWKRQYSKDVKGGKGTEDPEITSSAEEARDGKLSDNFHSDLGQRCDSKEAAEQEATSLQAKPGLQTSASSDSVRSKCVELLLAALQPEPPDGDKAAELAGHIEQHIHKLHKPNQVKYKACVRSKVANLRNPKSRHLRQSLISGSLRPEDFAQMSAQEMAGEELRQLREEYSSKGVSERQLPQGVEGTQTQKIRCKRCGGSDCRVTQVSRGALFLPAWVRSSGPDDDAMTFVTCSRCGQQWYHSGWTCL